In one Brachyhypopomus gauderio isolate BG-103 unplaced genomic scaffold, BGAUD_0.2 sc81, whole genome shotgun sequence genomic region, the following are encoded:
- the mdc1 gene encoding mediator of DNA damage checkpoint protein 1 isoform X4 → MDATQRIENSLIEEENDDDEEKERKERKESEPLAALKVFKNNYIPETEIPLYLGENVLGRDPAFCSGLLQAPSVSGRHAVISISVFPPHDRCHGDVKATETLLWDLGSLNGSRRGRFKLTPHVRYALSDGDSVVLADLPCQYVGRESMTRLAGPAMPDGGAVGEKTAYKGSDPVDGTGGGVENGVGGSSSPPAPVGNTELKKCDQTPPKTLQRPGSTVVSVSDSDSEEDEGRQRGRRFLSSASSDRSGPTCSTLLTPANKVIPDSEDESFIPPPSAMAGGSIKIDASSDSTPAPLNFNMDSDTEGEEEETDVMKAQPEAEAIVVALQARPVHDDSDAGVEEGEKEKATGEPEASSRTTPQDLITPASVSMDTHTEENHPAPQPVDFHMDSDTDAEDDVADSFRGSELDTSVTRPPPDHESAIPKASESSMETAKTAMRVIKMDSDSDTDDEDPFKSRQGKATQAPVTKTAQPHSDSDTDLDDDPTQAKTPAVTAVPPQCVQTELGAVTPHAGPVLAQPPGERGWDDFRMDSDTDVEEEEEKTEERGRTSTQGAAQIIKSSTPRGAGPCLPSLLCPSPSAEGCSVDTEDFAVAETQSFVSNAPPVSATLDETPASFRTPVTRPSHGGSTFCPGLSDSGHRQPEHEKHAEALGLTENDLDLQDTQAYAPPQCVQTELGAVTPHAGPVLAQPPGERGWDDFRMDSDTDVEEEEEKTEERGRTSTQGAAQIIKSSTPRGAGGTGLSEEEVETQAFLGPSQTFRRPALPSPLCSSPSAVASTMEIYDFAVAETQSFASNASPCDSTLEETPASLRTPGTRPSHGGSSFCLGLSISSHRQPESEEHAKASGLPENDWDLQATQSYGGGEAGVGEEQKQLHQESTQAYTVGLDQEEEPKEEEEETQPLDTPGLSHPSAAETRLVTRTREEDGGGSAANRASVTGGGPGVVEEEKEEEEKEGVLVDSHLSTAETLLLVRSPKPEERLQPYDLHRTTSLEEEEEDGREEEEEAQRRKARSTGSPCRGRLVDEEQSRPTKPDAVTHITIAETQPVCEEEEQEEEQWAEPRSSRRPRRGRQTAAVEPTQALEPDTNIHDATVETMGEDEEVHEEEPRSSRRPRRGRRVEMEPTQLIEPDTMSAVEMQPMSEEEIQVEAANVPSLRGRNRGRGRGTFGRERRRGCSEREGEGKRGKTLEEGSSKEVDTGRRGRRSTRQRERAEHELERHEGERKEKEEIEQKRREEERERKEKERMEKEREETRLEREKEREEKERLKKEKEREEKERLEKEKKEREEKERLEKEREEKERLEKEKKEREEKERLEKEKKEREEKERLEKEREEKERLEKEKKEREEKERLEKEKEREEKERLEKEKEREEKERLEKEKKEREEKERLEKEKKEREEKERLEKEKKEREEKERLEKEKKEREEKERLEKVKKEREEKERLEKEKKEREEKERLEKEKKEREEKERLEKEKKEREEKERLEKEKKEREEKERLEKEQKENEVENLEREEGEEKLEKDRKKRKQKEKIQIESERREREKERLDKKREREEFQQKSENEKQEETDRLGRKRRKREEKEQLEAQELERQQTDSKKREKEMELEKQKRRPQRQRKTVLGKKELEKEGNQELSEGILHVDDAQITTQEKESEQGEAGKQECEDLESKHQEEEPGKGEVKARRGRCPTRKSVVPPAGLESLTPSNHSEGVTAKRTRSRSNSSNSEHFTSINEHQTQGQGRKTTKADSDNIRSSVKRRTVTVSSCGLDDTLQDSSTLSQTNSRTSERSRSSVANQSRGRGRGRGRGRKSAKVEQPEEEDPVGSEWGRDGPNPPVADTKAGTSDKAHQEKKESGDLSVTEADVPSKASSRGRKRGSDSTTGTAGAPHKTPKSPRHSVAGQTHKVLFTGVVDEDGEKVVQQLGGVLAKGVADMTHLVTDKVRRTVKFLCAVARGVPVVTPDWLAKSAKSGSFLSPNEYLVKDKEQEKKFNFSLQEALRVARQQPLLQGYEIHVTTSVRPEPPQMREIITCCGARYLPKMPSVPKAQMVVVSCEEDRALFERALGLSVPVVSAEFLLTGILQQRVDLQTHAFSASPASPPKPSSRGRKK, encoded by the exons ATGGATGCCACGCAACGGATTGAAAACTCCTTAATTGAGGAGGAAAATGACGACGATGAAGAAAAGGAacggaaagaaagaaaagaaagtgaACCACTGGCTGCATTGAAAGTATTCAAAAATAACTACATCCCAGAGACAG AGATCCCTCTTTACCTGGGAGAAAATGTATTGGGACGGGACCCCGCCTTTTGCTCCGGGTTGCTGCAGGCCCCTTCCGTATCCGGGCGCCACGCAGTCATCTCCATCTCCGTGTTCCCCCCTCACGACCGCTGCCACGGAGATGTCAAGGCCACGGAGACCCTGCTGTGGGACTTGGGGAGTCTGAACGGCAGCCGGAGGGGGCGCTTCAAGCTGACCCCACACGTGCGTTACGCGCTGTCTGACGGCGACAGCGTGGTGCTCGCTGACCTTCCCTGCCAGTACGTCGGCCGCGAGAGCATGACGAGACTCGCCGGTCCGGCCATGCCTGATGGAGGGGCGGTGGGGGAGAAAACGGCGTACAAGGGGAGTGACCCTGTAGACGGGActgggggaggggtagagaacGGGGTAGGGGGGAGTTCATCACCTCCAGCACCGGTGGGGAACACTGAACTGAAGAAATGTGATCAGACGCCTCCGAAAACTCTCCAACGTCCAGGGAGCACAGTAGTGTCCGTGTCCGACTCGGACTCTGAGGAAGACGAgggcagacagagagggaggagatttCTGA GTTCTGCTTCTTCTGACCGGTCAGGCCCAACATGTTCAACATTGCTGACCCCAGCCAACAAAGTCATTCCAGACAG TGAAGATGAGAGCTTCATTCCTCCACCCTCAGCCATGGCAGGGGGATCAATAAAGATTGATGCTTCCTCAGACTCCACACCTGCCCCGCTGAACTTCAACATGGACAGTGACACagaaggtgaagaagaggagacggATGTGATGAAGGCTCAGCCAGAAGCCGAGGCCATCGTCGTCGCACTGCAGGCACGTCCGGTTCATGACGACAGTGATGCTGGTGTAGAGGAaggggagaaggagaaggcCACGGGTGAGCCCGAGGCTTCATCCAGAACCACACCACAGGACTTGATCACTCCAGCCAGTGTgtccatggacacacacacggaggagAATCACCCCGCACCCCAGCCTGTCGACTTCCACATGGACAGCGACACTGATGCAGAAGATGATGttgcagacagcttcagaggcTCAGAACTTGACACCTCAGTCACCAGACCACCTCCTGACCATGAATCAGCCATTCCTAAGGCCAGCGAGTCCAGCATGGAGACGGCAAAGACTGCGATGAGGGTGATCAAGATGGACTCGGACAGTGACACCGATGACGAGGATCCATTTAAAAGCAGACAGGGCAAAGCTACACAGGCGCCAGTGACCAAGACTGCACAGCCTCACTCTGACAGCGACACGGACCTGGACGATGACCCCACCCAGGCCAAGACCCCCGCTGTGACCGCAGTACCACCACAGTGTGTTCAGACTGAGCTGGGTGCAGTTACCCCGCACGCAGGACCTGTCCTGGCCCAGCCTCCTGGTGAGCGAGGGTGGGATGACTTCAGGATGGACAGCGATACGGATgttgaggaagaagaggagaagacagaggagagagggcggACGTCTACGCAGGGAGCAGCACAGATTATTAAGTCTTCTACACCAAGGGGGGCAG GTCCATGtctgccctctctcctctgcccctccccctctgctgAAGGCTGCAGTGTGGATACTGAAGACTTTGCTGTGGCTGAGACTCAGTCTTTTGTGTCCAACGCACCCCCGGTCAGTGCCACCCTGGACGAGACACCTGCGTCCTTCAGGACCCCAGTGACCCGGCCCTCCCATGGGGGCTCGACCTTCTGCCCGGGCCTTTCCGACAGTGGCCACCGACAGCCAGAGCACGAGAAGCACGCCGAGGCTTTGGGCCTGACTGAGAACGACTTGGACCTCCAGGATACCCAGGCATATG CACCACCACAGTGTGTTCAGACTGAGCTGGGTGCAGTTACCCCGCACGCAGGACCTGTCCTGGCCCAGCCTCCTGGTGAGCGAGGGTGGGATGACTTCAGGATGGACAGTGACACGGATgttgaggaagaagaggagaagacGGAGGAGAGAGGGCGGACGTCTACGCAGGGAGCAGCACAGATTATTAAGTCTTCTACACCAAGAGGGGCAG gaggcacAGGATTGTCTGAAGAGGAAGTAGAAACTCAGGCATTCCTTGGTCCCTCACAGACGTTCAGAC gaccAGCTCTGCCCTCTCCGCTCTGTTCCTCCCCCTCAGCGGTGGCCAGCACTATGGAAATATATGACTTTGCCGTGGCTGAGACTCAGTCGTTTGCGTCCAACGCTTCCCCTTGTGACTCTACATTGGAAGAGACACCTGCATCCTTGAGGACCCCTGGGACCCGGCCCTCCCATGGAGGCTCGTCCTTCTGCCTGGGCCTTTCCATCAGCAGTCACCGACAGCCAGAGTCTGAGGAGCACGCCAAGGCTTCGGGCCTGCCAGAGAACGACTGGGACCTCCAGGCCACGCAGTCATACG GAGGTGGAGAAGCTGGTGTGGGTGAGGAGCAGAAGCAGCTGCACCAGGAGTCCACTCAGGCATACACAGTCGGTCTGGACCAGGAGGAAGAGCcaaaggaagaggaggaggagacccagCCGCTGGACACCCCAGGCCTCAGCCACCCCTCTGCTGCTGAAACTCGGCTGGTCACCAGGACGCGGGAGGAAGATGGTGGTGGTAGCGCCGCTAACAGGGCATCTGTCACTGGTGGAGGAccaggagtggtggaggaggagaaggaggaggaggagaaggagggtgTGCTGGTGGATTCACACCTCTCCACTGCAGAGACTCTGCTCCTCGTCAGGAGCCCGAAGCCCGAGGAGCGACTTCAGCCCTACGACCTGCACCGAACAACGTcactggaggaggaggaagaggatggaagggaggaagaggaggaagcacAGAGACGTAAAGCACGATCTACTGGGAGTCCCTGCAGAGGACGACTGGTGGATGAAGAACAGTCACGTCCTACTAAGCCTGATGCCGTCACTCACATCACCATTGCTGAAACACAGCCTGtttgtgaggaagaggagcaggaggaagagCAATGGGCTGAGCCCAGGTCCAGCAGGAGACCTCGTAGAGGGAGGCAGACTGCTGCAGTCGAGCCAACACAGGCGCTGGAGCCTGATACTAACATTCATGACGCCACAGTTGAAACTATGGGCGAGGATGAAGAAGTACATGAGGAAGAGCCCAGATCTAGCAGGAGACCTCGTAGGGGAAGACGGGTGGAGATGGAGCCCACACAACTTATTGAGCCAGACACAATGTCCGCTGTTGAAATGCAGCCAATGAGTGAAGAAGAGATCCAGGTGGAGGCTGCCAACGTTCCCAGCCTCAGGGGGAGAAACAGGGGAAGAGGGAGGGGAACATTTGGaagggagagaagaagaggctgctcagagagagaaggagaggggaagagaggaaaaaCACTGGAGGAGGGAAGCAGCAAGGAGGTGGACACGGGGAGGAGGGGAAGAAGGAGcaccagacagagagagagagctgagcatGAGCTGGAGAGACAcgagggggagagaaaagaaaaggaagaaatagaacagaagagaagggaagaagagagagagaggaaggaaaaAGAGAGAATGGAGAAGGAACGGGAAGAGACAAGACTGgaaagggagaaggagagagaagagaaagagaggttgaaaaaggagaaggagagagaagagaaagagaggttggagaaggagaagaaggagagagaagagaaagagaggttggagaaggagagagaagagaaagagaggttggaaaaggagaagaaggagagagaagagaaagagaggttggagaaggagaagaaggagagagaagagaaagagaggttggagaaggagagagaagagaaagagaggttggaaaaggagaagaaggagagagaagagaaggagaggttggagaaggagaaggagagagaagagaaggagaggttggaaaaggagaaggagagagaagagaaagagaggttggaaaaggagaagaaggagagagaagagaaggagaggttggaaaaggagaagaaggagagagaagagaaagagaggctggaaaaggagaagaaggagagagaagagaaagagaggctggaaaaggagaagaaggagagagaagagaaggagaggttGGAAAAggtgaagaaggagagagaagagaaggagaggttggaaaaggagaagaaagagagagaagagaaagagaggctggaaaaggagaagaaggagagagaagagaaagagaggctggaaaaggagaagaaggagagagaagagaaggagaggctggaaaaggagaagaaagagagagaagagaaagagagactggAAAAGGAACAGAAAGAAAATGAAGTGGAGAACTTggaaagagaggagggagaagaaAAACTTGAAAAGgacagaaagaaaagaaaacagaaagaaaagatCCAAATAGAGAgcgaaagaagagagagggaaaaggagaGATTGGACaagaagagggaaagagaagaaTTTCAGCAAAAATCTGAAAATGAAAAACAAGAAGAAACAGACAGAttagggagaaagagaaggaagagagaggaaaaagaACAGTTGGAAGCACAGGAACTAGAGAGGCAACAAACGGACtcgaaaaagagagaaaaagagatggAACTGGAGAAGCAAAAGAGACGACCACAAAGGCAACGCAAAACAGTGCTGGGAAAGAAAGAGCTGGAGAAAGAGGGAAATCAAGAATTAAGCGAGGGAATTTTACATGTAGATGATGCTCAAATAACAACACAGGAGAAGGAATCAGAGCAAGGAGAGGCAGGCAAACAAGAATGTGAAGATCTCGAGAGTAAACACCAAGAGGAAGAACCAGGAAAGGGTGAAGTGAAGGCCAGACGAGGCAGATGCCCAACAAGGAAATCTGtagtgccccctgctggtttGGAGAGCTTGACACCTTCAAACCACAGCGAAGGTGTAACTGCTAAAAGAACTCGGTCTCGCTCCAACTCCTCCAACTCTGAGCATTTTACATCCATCAATGAGCATCAAACCCAAGGCCAAGGGAGGAAGACGACTAAAGCAGACTCTgataacattaggtcatcagtCAAGAGGAGAACCGTCACAGTGTCCTCTTGTGGGCTGGACGACACACTGCAGGACTCCAGTACTCTGTCTCAGACCAACTCCAGGACCTCTGAGAGATCTAGGAGCAGTGTGGCCAATCAGAgcagaggcagagggagagggagagggagagggaggaaaagTGCAAAAGTGGAACAGCCAGAAGAGGAAGATCCTGTTGGAAGTGAGTGGGGGAGAGATGGTCCAAACCCTCCAGTGGCTGATACCAAAGCTGGGACGAGTGATAAGGCCCACCAAGAGAAAAAGGAGTCAGGGGATCTGTCTGTCACTGAAGCAGATGTTCCAAGCAAGGCCAGCAGCAGAGGGCGCAAGAGAGGTTCTGATTCCACCACAGGAACTGCAGGAGCTCCTCACAAAACTCCTAAGAGTCCCCGCCACTCAGTAGCTGGTCAAACACACAAG gTGCTCTTCACAGGAGTGGTGGACGAGGACGGTGAGAAAGTGGTGCAGCAGTTGGGTGGAGTTCTGGCCAAAGGCGTGGCTGATATGACCCACCTGGTGACCGATAAGGTCCGTCGTACGGTCAAGTTCCTGTGTGCTGTAGCCAGAGGTGTACCCGTCGTCACCCCTGATTGGCTGGCCAAG AGTGCTAAATCAGGGAGTTTCCTCTCACCTAATGAGTACCTGGTGAAAGATAAGGAGCAGGAGAAGAAATTTAACTTCAGTCTGCAGGA